In Merismopedia glauca CCAP 1448/3, a single genomic region encodes these proteins:
- the nblS gene encoding two-component system sensor histidine kinase NblS, which yields MLAIIKNLRQTIAEWWAEFTLQTKLLAAATLFVSLIMSGVTFWAVNSIQQDTRMNDTRFGRDLGLLLAANVAPLIAEKDLAQAARFSHRFYSTTSSIRYMLYADENGQIFLGIPFSESQVQNSLTIQRRINLPENFEDSAELPMVRQHITPDGEITDVFVPLHHEGRYLGVLAIGINPNARVVASSNLTRDVTIAVFISIWVMVILGAVFNALMITQPIKELLVGVKNIAAGNFKQRIDLPLRGELGELIASFNEMGERLERYEEQNIEELTAEKAKLETLVSTIADGAVLIDTSLNVILVNPTARRIFGWESQDIIGQNVLKILPAPVQVEITRPLYQIAAGEGHGYQSKSSNIASPLDAEVERHGDRDRGEFRITLTQPTERTIRILLTTVLDQYRDIVKGVAMTVQDITREVELNEAKGQFISNISHELRTPLFNIKSFIETLHDYGDDLSSAERAEFLDTANRETDRLTRLVNDVLDLSRLESSRVYNLEAVELIQPIEQTLRTYQLNARDKGIELIKDVEPDLPPILGHYDLLLQVLTNLVGNGLKFTSSGGKVAIRAYAIAHNTVPETATTEVEAESPNQTSQFVRVEIADTGIGIATEDRQAIFDRFFRVENRVHTLEGTGLGLSIVRNIIEQKHHSRVNLVSEIAVGTTFWFDLVVYQKPEPKPTKNTEVLSPQDANVLVIET from the coding sequence TTGCTAGCCATAATCAAGAATCTTAGACAAACAATAGCCGAATGGTGGGCGGAATTCACCCTGCAAACTAAACTTCTAGCAGCAGCCACCTTGTTCGTCTCATTAATTATGAGTGGAGTGACATTTTGGGCGGTTAATTCCATCCAACAAGACACCCGCATGAATGATACTCGTTTTGGACGCGACTTGGGTTTATTGCTAGCAGCCAATGTCGCCCCTTTAATTGCTGAAAAGGATCTAGCTCAAGCAGCTAGGTTTTCGCACCGCTTTTACAGTACCACTTCCAGCATTAGATATATGCTCTATGCTGACGAGAATGGACAAATATTCTTAGGAATTCCCTTTTCTGAATCCCAAGTCCAAAACTCTCTGACGATTCAAAGAAGAATCAATCTCCCCGAAAACTTTGAAGATAGTGCCGAATTGCCGATGGTTCGGCAGCATATCACTCCAGATGGAGAAATCACTGATGTTTTTGTTCCCTTGCATCATGAGGGCAGATATTTAGGAGTATTGGCGATCGGGATCAATCCTAATGCTAGGGTAGTGGCTTCTTCTAACCTGACTAGAGATGTAACCATAGCTGTCTTCATCTCTATTTGGGTAATGGTGATTTTGGGGGCTGTTTTTAATGCTTTGATGATCACTCAACCGATTAAGGAACTATTAGTTGGGGTCAAAAATATCGCGGCGGGTAACTTCAAACAACGGATAGATTTGCCTTTACGGGGAGAACTAGGAGAATTAATCGCTAGTTTCAACGAGATGGGAGAGAGATTAGAACGTTATGAAGAGCAAAATATTGAAGAATTAACGGCTGAAAAAGCTAAATTGGAAACTTTAGTCTCAACAATTGCTGATGGTGCGGTTTTAATTGATACTAGCTTAAATGTCATCTTAGTTAATCCCACTGCTAGAAGAATTTTTGGTTGGGAGAGTCAAGATATTATTGGGCAAAATGTCCTCAAAATCCTACCTGCACCCGTTCAAGTCGAAATTACTCGACCTTTATATCAAATTGCGGCTGGGGAAGGACACGGGTATCAAAGCAAGAGTAGTAATATTGCTTCACCACTAGATGCTGAGGTTGAACGCCACGGCGATCGCGATCGCGGTGAGTTTAGGATTACCCTGACTCAACCTACGGAACGGACAATCCGAATTCTGTTAACTACTGTTCTCGATCAGTATCGAGATATTGTTAAAGGTGTGGCGATGACTGTTCAAGATATTACGCGAGAAGTAGAATTAAATGAGGCAAAAGGTCAATTTATCAGCAACATTTCTCACGAACTCCGCACACCTTTGTTTAATATCAAATCTTTTATCGAAACTTTGCATGACTATGGGGATGATCTTTCATCTGCTGAACGGGCAGAATTTTTAGATACAGCCAATCGGGAAACCGATCGCTTAACCCGTTTAGTCAACGATGTCCTTGACTTATCTCGTCTAGAATCTTCCCGCGTTTACAACTTAGAAGCAGTTGAACTGATCCAACCAATAGAGCAAACTTTACGCACCTATCAACTTAATGCCCGCGATAAGGGAATTGAACTCATTAAAGATGTAGAGCCAGATTTACCGCCAATACTAGGGCATTATGACCTTTTACTGCAAGTTTTAACGAATCTGGTCGGCAATGGTCTAAAATTCACTTCGTCTGGAGGGAAAGTGGCAATCCGCGCTTATGCGATCGCCCATAATACAGTGCCAGAAACTGCTACGACTGAAGTAGAGGCAGAATCACCCAATCAAACCTCTCAATTCGTGCGGGTGGAAATTGCAGATACGGGTATTGGAATTGCAACCGAAGATCGACAGGCAATTTTTGACCGTTTCTTCCGAGTGGAAAACCGCGTCCATACCCTAGAAGGAACTGGATTAGGACTATCAATTGTCCGCAACATTATCGAACAAAAACACCATAGTAGAGTCAATTTAGTCAGTGAAATTGCTGTGGGAACCACTTTTTGGTTCGATTTAGTCGTTTATCAAAAACCAGAACCTAAGCCCACCAAAAATACTGAAGTTCTCTCTCCCCAGGATGCTAATGTGCTAGTCATAGAAACTTAA
- a CDS encoding adenosine kinase, with protein sequence MARYDVYGLGNALLDIECEVVPETLQELGIEKGVMTLLDEESQNKILNHLDGSAHKRTSGGSAANTIVAVSQFGGKAFYSCKVARDEPGAYYLDDLLRCGVDTNLQQHPAEPGITGKCLVFVTPDADRTMNTFLGISSRFSEMDLVPEAIADSTYTYIEGYLVTGEHSKEAAIKAREMALSSGQKVALTLSDLNMVKFFKQGLLEMIGTGVDFIFANESEALQMADTQELVQAIAHLKTLATGFAITRGAKGSLIFDGETAYEIEPFPVKAIDTVGAGDMYAGGVLYGITNGMDWATAGCLGSMASAKLVTTLGARLEKADMQSLLAQL encoded by the coding sequence ATGGCACGTTACGATGTATATGGTCTGGGCAACGCTCTGTTAGATATTGAATGTGAAGTAGTTCCAGAAACGCTTCAGGAATTGGGCATCGAAAAAGGAGTCATGACGTTACTTGATGAGGAGAGTCAAAATAAGATTTTAAATCATTTGGATGGCTCTGCTCACAAACGGACTTCTGGTGGTTCGGCGGCAAATACGATCGTTGCTGTGAGTCAGTTTGGTGGTAAAGCTTTCTACTCTTGCAAAGTTGCTAGGGATGAACCTGGCGCATATTATCTCGACGATCTTCTCCGTTGTGGTGTTGATACCAACCTCCAGCAGCATCCAGCCGAACCTGGAATTACGGGTAAATGCTTGGTTTTTGTGACTCCCGATGCCGATCGCACCATGAATACCTTTTTGGGGATTTCCTCTCGGTTCTCGGAAATGGATTTGGTTCCCGAAGCGATCGCTGACTCTACCTACACTTACATAGAAGGATACCTAGTTACGGGAGAGCATAGTAAAGAAGCTGCGATTAAAGCTAGAGAAATGGCTTTATCATCCGGTCAAAAAGTAGCATTAACCTTATCCGACTTAAATATGGTCAAATTCTTCAAGCAGGGTTTGCTGGAGATGATTGGTACAGGGGTAGATTTTATCTTTGCTAACGAGAGTGAAGCCTTACAGATGGCAGATACTCAGGAATTGGTACAGGCGATCGCTCATTTGAAAACCTTGGCTACAGGCTTTGCGATCACCCGTGGTGCGAAGGGTTCCCTAATTTTTGATGGAGAGACAGCTTACGAAATAGAACCTTTTCCAGTGAAAGCCATAGACACAGTTGGCGCTGGAGATATGTATGCTGGAGGAGTATTGTACGGTATTACCAATGGCATGGATTGGGCAACTGCGGGGTGTTTGGGTTCGATGGCTTCAGCTAAACTAGTTACTACTCTAGGTGCAAGGCTGGAAAAAGCCGATATGCAGTCTTTGCTGGCTCAATTATAG
- the arsS gene encoding arsenosugar biosynthesis radical SAM (seleno)protein ArsS (Some members of this family are selenoproteins.), with protein MNIHSPIQTSLKPSVTPFATKLGQPLTKKQISILQINLGKRCNLACTHCHVEAGPKRTEEMSEEVCDRLIELIHKFPQIKTVDLTGGAPEMNYAFKPLLEAARNTEKEVIVRSNLTIYFEEGFTYLPQYFAENQVRVVASLPCYLQDNVDKMRGQGVYDASIKALQILNDLGYAQDSNLILDLVYNPAIPNSSEFSLTPDQGNLQTAYKKFLQDKFNIRFNHIFTITNLPIGRTKFHLQHRGLEQDYLHFLEHNYNADTVATLMCRNQLSIDYLGDVYDCDFNQMENIPATNSEKDKLTVEKLLAANSLDVIEEVATALYCYGCTAGCGSSCGGALVG; from the coding sequence ATGAATATTCATTCCCCCATCCAAACTTCCCTTAAACCTTCAGTTACACCTTTTGCTACTAAATTAGGACAGCCACTTACCAAAAAACAGATTAGCATTTTACAAATTAATCTAGGAAAGCGTTGTAATTTAGCCTGTACTCATTGTCATGTAGAAGCAGGACCAAAACGTACTGAAGAAATGAGTGAGGAAGTTTGCGATCGCCTGATTGAATTAATTCACAAATTTCCGCAAATTAAAACTGTAGACTTAACTGGTGGCGCACCAGAAATGAATTATGCTTTTAAGCCATTACTTGAAGCAGCTAGAAATACTGAAAAAGAAGTAATAGTACGTTCCAATTTAACTATATATTTTGAAGAGGGATTTACATATTTACCTCAATATTTTGCCGAAAATCAAGTCAGAGTTGTAGCTTCTTTACCTTGTTATTTACAAGATAATGTTGATAAAATGAGAGGGCAAGGTGTATATGATGCTTCAATTAAAGCGTTGCAAATACTCAACGATCTTGGTTATGCTCAAGACTCAAATTTAATCTTAGATTTAGTCTACAATCCTGCAATCCCTAACTCTAGCGAATTTTCTTTAACTCCAGATCAGGGAAATTTACAAACTGCTTATAAAAAGTTTCTCCAAGACAAATTTAATATTAGATTTAACCACATATTTACTATAACTAATTTACCGATTGGTAGAACTAAATTTCATCTTCAACATCGAGGGTTAGAACAAGATTACTTACATTTTTTAGAACATAATTATAATGCTGATACAGTGGCTACTTTAATGTGTCGCAATCAGTTGTCAATCGATTATTTAGGCGATGTTTATGATTGTGATTTTAATCAAATGGAAAACATCCCAGCAACAAATTCTGAAAAAGACAAATTAACAGTAGAAAAATTACTCGCAGCCAACTCCTTAGATGTAATTGAAGAAGTCGCAACGGCTTTATACTGTTATGGATGTACCGCAGGATGTGGTTCTAGTTGCGGTGGTGCTTTAGTTGGTTAA
- a CDS encoding rhodanese-like domain-containing protein: protein MIAAIKVQELAEKLNSDRQEVQLIDVREPGEIAIAQIPHFSNLPLSQFAQWSDRILELFNPELETIVLCHHGIRSAQMCQWLSSQGFTNLKNVSGGIDAYSEIVDLSVPRY from the coding sequence ATGATTGCAGCAATTAAAGTTCAAGAATTAGCAGAAAAACTCAATAGCGATCGCCAAGAGGTACAATTAATTGATGTGAGAGAACCTGGAGAAATAGCGATCGCTCAAATTCCTCATTTCTCTAATCTACCATTAAGTCAATTTGCCCAATGGTCAGATCGCATCTTAGAATTATTTAATCCCGAACTCGAAACCATTGTACTTTGTCATCATGGCATTCGTTCGGCTCAAATGTGTCAATGGCTAAGCAGTCAAGGATTTACGAATTTGAAAAACGTCAGTGGTGGAATTGATGCTTACTCAGAAATAGTCGATTTATCGGTTCCAAGATACTGA
- the psbP gene encoding photosystem II reaction center PsbP, giving the protein MLRRIAVILLLLVSLSLFPVVRSANAAITAGLKPYIDSIDGYRFLYPNGWTEIAVKNGPDVVLHDLIEQSENVSVIVNPVPDGKTLADLGTPGEVGYKLMNNAIAPTNSNRQAELVNAESLEKNGKIYYILEYAVKAPQGERHNVASVAVNRGQLYTFNASATEKRWRKIKDLLTQSVKSFTVD; this is encoded by the coding sequence ATGTTGAGACGCATCGCTGTTATTTTATTGCTTTTAGTGAGCTTAAGCTTGTTTCCAGTCGTTAGATCGGCTAATGCAGCTATTACAGCCGGTCTTAAGCCTTATATAGATAGCATAGACGGTTACAGATTCCTTTATCCTAACGGTTGGACAGAAATTGCTGTCAAAAATGGTCCCGATGTAGTTCTTCACGATCTGATCGAACAAAGCGAAAACGTCAGCGTGATCGTTAATCCAGTTCCTGATGGTAAAACTCTAGCAGATTTAGGGACTCCAGGAGAAGTAGGATACAAATTGATGAATAATGCGATCGCTCCTACCAATTCTAATCGTCAAGCTGAATTAGTCAACGCCGAAAGTCTGGAAAAAAATGGCAAAATATACTACATACTAGAATATGCAGTCAAAGCTCCCCAAGGAGAGCGTCATAACGTCGCTAGTGTAGCTGTAAATCGCGGTCAATTGTATACCTTCAATGCTTCAGCTACAGAAAAACGCTGGCGTAAAATCAAAGATCTACTGACGCAATCAGTCAAATCCTTCACCGTAGATTAG
- a CDS encoding Maf family protein has product MNNPQFVLASASPARRRLLESVGINAKILVSDFDESLIQKQEPIDLVQTLAQCKAEKVAQQCEDSLILGCDSVLSLGGEIYGKPDSPAQAIARWQKMRSQVGILYTGHALIDRRQARQVVKCGITRVHFADLTDTQIKAYVKTEEPLKCAGCFAIEGRGGLFVERLEGCHTNVIGLSLPLLRQMLAELGYDVTNFWD; this is encoded by the coding sequence ATGAACAATCCTCAATTTGTTTTAGCTTCAGCTTCCCCCGCACGCCGTCGTTTGCTAGAAAGTGTAGGAATCAACGCCAAAATTTTGGTGAGTGATTTTGATGAATCTTTGATTCAAAAACAAGAACCCATCGATTTAGTTCAAACTCTAGCTCAGTGTAAAGCCGAAAAAGTAGCTCAACAGTGTGAAGATAGTCTAATTTTAGGTTGTGATTCCGTATTGAGTCTAGGGGGTGAAATATATGGTAAACCAGATTCACCAGCACAGGCGATCGCTAGATGGCAAAAAATGCGCTCTCAAGTAGGTATCCTATACACTGGTCATGCTTTAATCGATCGCAGGCAAGCTAGACAAGTCGTCAAATGTGGAATTACCCGCGTTCACTTCGCCGATCTGACAGATACGCAAATTAAAGCTTACGTTAAGACAGAAGAACCGTTAAAATGTGCTGGATGCTTTGCTATAGAAGGTCGCGGCGGACTTTTCGTAGAGCGCCTAGAAGGCTGTCATACTAATGTAATTGGACTCAGCTTACCTTTATTAAGGCAAATGTTGGCTGAGCTAGGCTATGATGTGACTAATTTTTGGGATTAG
- a CDS encoding peroxiredoxin codes for MSDQAVIDRRHPSTVPNVTFKTRVRDESVEGSNPYRWQDRTTQDIFGGKRVVVFGLPGAFTPTCSNSQVPGYEELYDEIRHQGIDEVICVSVNDAFVMFQWAKHQGVQKIFMLPDGSGEFTKGMGMLVNKDNLGFGMRSWRYSMVVDDGKIEKMFIEPGFADLCPDDPFEVSDAQTILSYLKESKKS; via the coding sequence ATGAGTGACCAAGCTGTAATAGATCGCAGACACCCCAGTACCGTACCTAACGTTACCTTTAAAACCCGCGTTCGCGACGAGTCTGTAGAAGGTTCCAATCCCTACCGTTGGCAAGATCGCACCACACAGGACATTTTCGGCGGTAAACGAGTAGTTGTGTTCGGTTTACCAGGAGCATTTACTCCTACCTGTTCTAACAGTCAAGTACCTGGCTATGAAGAACTTTACGATGAGATTCGCCATCAAGGAATTGATGAAGTAATTTGCGTATCGGTAAATGATGCTTTTGTGATGTTCCAGTGGGCCAAACACCAAGGAGTGCAGAAAATCTTTATGCTACCCGATGGTTCTGGGGAATTTACCAAGGGAATGGGGATGCTAGTCAATAAAGACAACCTTGGGTTTGGAATGCGTTCTTGGCGTTACTCAATGGTGGTTGATGATGGGAAAATTGAAAAAATGTTTATTGAGCCAGGATTTGCAGATTTATGCCCGGACGATCCCTTTGAAGTTTCTGATGCTCAGACAATCTTATCTTATTTGAAAGAATCTAAAAAAAGCTAG
- a CDS encoding Uma2 family endonuclease produces MLAATSVAKPIKSIELSPGSTIQIPNVTWEEFEALLEAWGEKRHTRIAYSQEVLEIMSPLPAHERPNRIIGDLVKVLLDAQNRDWEDFGSTTFKNKVAKVGLEPDTCFYIQNAAQVRECMMSMDLITYPPPDLAIETDVTSNTAFQAYTAIKVPELWIYDRGNFKIYLFQESKYIESTTSQIFPDLPILDLIPSLVKKALEIGGSKVIRELRQQMSK; encoded by the coding sequence ATGCTTGCAGCTACCTCTGTCGCTAAACCCATCAAAAGTATAGAACTGAGTCCTGGTAGTACCATTCAGATTCCCAACGTTACTTGGGAAGAATTTGAAGCCTTATTAGAAGCATGGGGAGAAAAACGCCACACCAGGATTGCATACAGTCAAGAAGTATTAGAAATAATGTCGCCTTTACCCGCCCATGAAAGACCGAATAGAATTATTGGGGATCTAGTTAAAGTGCTTCTAGATGCTCAAAATCGAGATTGGGAAGATTTTGGTTCGACAACTTTCAAAAATAAAGTAGCAAAAGTAGGATTGGAACCAGATACTTGTTTCTACATCCAAAATGCAGCGCAGGTACGAGAATGCATGATGAGTATGGATTTAATTACTTATCCACCCCCAGATTTAGCTATTGAAACAGATGTTACTTCAAATACAGCTTTTCAGGCTTATACAGCCATAAAAGTTCCAGAACTTTGGATTTACGATCGCGGTAACTTTAAAATCTATCTTTTCCAAGAAAGTAAATATATAGAATCCACTACCAGTCAGATATTTCCCGACTTACCAATATTAGATTTAATACCTAGTTTGGTCAAAAAAGCTTTAGAAATCGGCGGTAGCAAAGTAATTAGAGAGCTAAGGCAACAAATGTCAAAATAA
- a CDS encoding glycosyltransferase family 2 protein, with the protein MPKYSLIVPVYNEEKTLPELYRRLKPIMDELDGEAELILIDDGSRDRSVSLLRELHDQDSRVCYLSLARNFGHQIAVTAGLNFVRGEVAIIMDADLQDPPELIPDMVNLWRDGYQVVYAQRTSRKKEGWFKKFMAYSFYRILKQLADVDIPTDTGDFCLLDRQVVDLMNQMPERNRYLRGLRSWIGFKQTAIRFERDPRFAGEVKYTFRKSLALAINGLVSFSKVPLRMATYLGLFSALMSAIMAILVLYWRLSDTHSPVTGFATIAIAIFFLGAVQLVSIGILGEYVGRIYEEVKGRPLYTLAEIKGFQR; encoded by the coding sequence ATGCCGAAATACTCTCTGATCGTTCCAGTTTATAACGAAGAGAAAACTTTGCCAGAACTGTATCGTCGCCTCAAACCCATCATGGACGAGTTAGATGGAGAAGCGGAACTGATACTTATAGATGATGGTAGTCGCGATCGCTCTGTGTCTTTGTTGCGAGAATTACATGATCAAGATTCGCGAGTCTGCTATCTCAGTTTAGCCCGTAACTTTGGTCACCAAATTGCAGTCACGGCTGGGCTAAACTTTGTGCGGGGAGAAGTGGCAATCATTATGGATGCGGATTTGCAAGATCCGCCAGAACTCATCCCAGACATGGTTAACTTATGGCGGGATGGTTATCAGGTAGTTTACGCCCAAAGAACCAGTAGGAAAAAGGAAGGCTGGTTCAAAAAGTTTATGGCTTACTCCTTTTACCGGATCTTAAAACAGTTGGCTGATGTGGATATTCCCACAGATACAGGGGATTTTTGCTTGTTAGATCGTCAAGTTGTAGATTTGATGAATCAGATGCCAGAACGTAACCGTTATCTACGAGGATTACGTTCTTGGATTGGATTTAAGCAAACTGCGATTCGCTTTGAACGCGATCCCAGATTTGCGGGAGAAGTCAAGTATACTTTCCGTAAGTCCTTGGCTTTAGCGATTAATGGCTTGGTATCTTTCTCTAAAGTGCCTTTACGGATGGCTACTTACTTGGGCTTATTTTCGGCTCTGATGTCAGCAATTATGGCTATTTTAGTCTTGTACTGGCGACTATCCGATACTCACTCACCAGTTACCGGATTTGCTACAATTGCGATCGCTATTTTCTTCCTCGGTGCGGTGCAATTAGTCAGTATCGGCATTTTAGGCGAATATGTCGGCAGAATTTACGAAGAAGTGAAAGGTAGACCCCTGTACACGTTAGCTGAAATTAAGGGTTTTCAACGTTAG
- a CDS encoding pentapeptide repeat-containing protein yields the protein MTITPTNQPQAITTTNPTISPKPVKPLVYPAIIGAIAVTIVGLTIDNIWLGLSGTLVILLVSVPILWGGFQRAILSVLSPDQKAQILSLIALFLAIAVIFRYFGFYGGLVNLGSQLQWDAIGSLAEWTGAVGQIFIAVLAVYIAWQQYVISRDLTIEQNRLTTQQNIITQQQTIDTYFQGISDLALDDKGFLEDWPQEQAFAEGRTAALLSSIDAAGRAKVLRFLSQSKLITPLQRDRRLGRPMLNGDGGYAEDRLYGVRVIDLGVMLAGSDLAGTDLRWTDLSEANLVRANLSNCDLVKANFSRTILYEAKLSGADIKGARFHYGAIETASPRSRIHPPDYQTGANTGAVVEDADFTNVQCMSEEQRYYCCAWGGETTRATIPGGCAGIPNRLELARQIARINPQEPGGNSDAEILSDRSSL from the coding sequence ATGACCATTACACCAACGAATCAACCCCAAGCGATCACAACTACCAACCCAACTATTAGCCCAAAACCAGTTAAACCCCTAGTTTATCCCGCAATTATCGGGGCGATCGCGGTCACGATCGTTGGTTTAACCATTGATAATATCTGGCTGGGGTTATCGGGTACTTTAGTCATTCTGTTAGTCTCTGTCCCAATTTTGTGGGGAGGTTTCCAACGAGCAATTTTATCGGTATTATCTCCCGATCAAAAAGCCCAGATACTATCTTTAATCGCTCTTTTTCTGGCTATAGCTGTTATTTTTCGATATTTTGGGTTCTACGGTGGTTTAGTTAATTTAGGTAGCCAATTACAATGGGATGCGATCGGTTCTCTGGCAGAATGGACTGGAGCAGTAGGACAGATTTTTATTGCGGTTTTAGCTGTTTATATTGCTTGGCAACAGTATGTCATTTCGCGGGATCTAACTATTGAGCAAAACCGCCTAACTACGCAGCAAAATATTATTACTCAACAGCAAACCATTGATACCTACTTTCAAGGAATTTCCGATTTAGCTTTAGATGATAAAGGTTTTTTGGAAGATTGGCCCCAAGAGCAAGCTTTTGCAGAAGGGAGAACGGCAGCGTTATTAAGTAGCATTGATGCAGCAGGGAGAGCTAAGGTTTTACGGTTTTTATCTCAATCCAAGCTAATTACACCCTTACAGCGCGATCGCCGTCTGGGACGACCAATGTTAAATGGAGATGGCGGTTATGCGGAAGATCGACTTTATGGGGTACGGGTAATCGATTTAGGGGTGATGCTAGCAGGTTCAGACTTGGCTGGAACGGATCTTCGGTGGACAGATTTGAGCGAAGCTAATTTAGTTAGAGCAAATTTAAGTAATTGCGATCTAGTTAAAGCTAATTTCTCCAGAACCATACTATATGAAGCTAAACTATCGGGAGCAGATATTAAAGGCGCTCGTTTCCATTATGGTGCCATAGAAACAGCTAGTCCTAGAAGTCGAATTCACCCCCCTGACTACCAAACAGGTGCAAATACAGGCGCTGTGGTGGAAGATGCTGATTTTACTAACGTCCAGTGTATGTCAGAAGAACAGCGTTACTACTGTTGTGCTTGGGGAGGGGAAACAACTCGCGCTACTATCCCTGGAGGATGTGCAGGGATACCGAATCGGCTAGAATTGGCAAGACAAATAGCCCGCATTAATCCCCAGGAACCAGGAGGCAATAGCGATGCCGAAATACTCTCTGATCGTTCCAGTTTATAA